A single window of Streptomyces cathayae DNA harbors:
- a CDS encoding PadR family transcriptional regulator codes for MSTRHILLGLLASGPSHGYDLKRRHDERFPEARPLAYGQVYTTLQRLVRDGLAEIDGTASDGGPERTAYRTTDEGTRELARWAGEIAPPAPFVTNEIFAKVVVSILSGGDPAAYLHAQRAAHMRRMRELTAVKSAGGAGPATVLSADYALNHLDADLRWMTTTAARLTTLTAEVDAT; via the coding sequence ATGAGCACCCGTCACATCCTGCTGGGGCTGCTCGCCTCGGGGCCGAGCCATGGCTACGACCTCAAGCGACGCCACGACGAACGGTTCCCCGAAGCCCGCCCGCTGGCCTACGGCCAGGTCTACACGACCCTGCAACGCCTGGTCCGCGATGGTCTCGCCGAGATCGACGGCACCGCCTCCGACGGCGGTCCGGAGCGGACGGCGTACCGCACGACGGACGAGGGGACGCGTGAACTGGCCCGCTGGGCCGGGGAGATCGCCCCGCCCGCGCCCTTCGTGACCAACGAGATCTTCGCCAAGGTCGTGGTGTCGATCCTGTCCGGCGGCGACCCGGCCGCGTATCTGCACGCCCAACGCGCCGCCCACATGCGGCGGATGCGGGAACTCACCGCGGTGAAGTCCGCGGGCGGCGCCGGCCCGGCGACCGTGCTCTCGGCGGACTACGCCCTCAACCACCTGGATGCCGACCTCCGTTGGATGACCACCACGGCGGCCCGGCTCACCACCCTGACCGCGGAGGTCGACGCGACGTGA
- the pepN gene encoding aminopeptidase N has protein sequence MPGTNLTREEAQQRAKLLTVDSYEIDLDLSGAQEGGTYRSVTTVRFDVSEDGEGAQSFIDLVAPTVHEVTLNGDSLDPAEVFEDSRIALPGLLPGRNVLRVNADCAYTNTGEGLHRFVDPVDDQAYLYTQFEVPDARRVFASFEQPDLKATFRFTVKAPEGWTVVSNSPTPEPRDNVWEFEPTPRISTYITALIVGPYHSVHSVYEKDGQSVPLGIYCRPSLAEFLDADAIFDVTRQGFEWFQEKFDYAYPFGKYDQLFVPEFNAGAMENAGAVTIRDQYVFRSKVTDAAYEVRAATILHELAHMWFGDLVTMEWWNDLWLNESFATYAEAACQADAPGSKWPHSWTTFANSMKTWAYRQDQLPSTHPIMADIRDLDDVLVNFDGITYAKGASVLKQLVAYVGEDAFFRGVQAYFKRHAYGNTRLSDLLGALEETSGRDLSTWSKKWLQTAGINVLRPEIETDGADGTGVINSFAIRQEAPALPAGAKGEATLRPHRIAVGLYDLDEASGKLVRGDRVELDVDGELTAVPQLVGKARPDVILLNDDDLSYAKVRLDERSLAFVTEHLGDFEASLPRALSWASAWDMTRDAELATRDYLSLVLSGIGKESDIGVVQSLHRQVKLAIDLYAAPVAREALLTRWTEATLAHLRAAEAGSDHQLAWARAFAATARTPEQLDLLDSLLDGTQTVEGLAVDTELRWAFVQRLAAVGRYDETEITGEYERDRTAAGERHAATARAARPTEEAKAEAWASVVESDKLPNALQEAVIAGFVQTDQRELLAPYTERYFEALKDVWESRSHEMAQQIAVGLYPAIQVTGETLDRTDAWLASADPSPALRRLVSESRAGVERALRAQAADAAAERA, from the coding sequence GTGCCTGGCACAAACCTGACTCGCGAAGAGGCGCAGCAGCGGGCGAAGCTGCTGACCGTTGACTCGTACGAGATCGACCTCGATCTCTCCGGCGCGCAGGAGGGCGGCACCTACCGGTCCGTGACCACGGTGCGCTTCGACGTCTCCGAGGACGGGGAGGGGGCGCAGTCGTTCATCGACCTGGTGGCTCCCACCGTCCACGAGGTGACCCTCAACGGTGACTCCCTCGACCCCGCCGAGGTGTTCGAGGACTCCAGGATCGCCCTGCCGGGCCTGCTCCCGGGCCGCAACGTCCTGCGGGTGAACGCCGACTGCGCGTACACCAACACCGGTGAGGGCCTGCACCGGTTCGTCGACCCGGTCGACGACCAGGCCTACCTCTACACCCAGTTCGAGGTGCCGGACGCCCGCCGGGTGTTCGCGAGCTTCGAGCAGCCGGACCTCAAGGCGACCTTCCGGTTCACCGTGAAGGCCCCGGAGGGCTGGACCGTCGTCTCCAACTCGCCGACGCCCGAACCCCGGGACAACGTCTGGGAGTTCGAGCCGACGCCGCGGATCTCGACGTACATCACCGCGCTGATCGTCGGCCCGTACCACTCCGTGCACAGCGTGTACGAGAAGGACGGCCAGTCGGTGCCGCTCGGCATCTACTGCCGGCCCTCGCTCGCCGAGTTCCTCGACGCGGACGCCATCTTCGACGTCACGCGGCAGGGCTTCGAGTGGTTCCAGGAGAAGTTCGACTACGCGTACCCCTTCGGGAAGTACGACCAGCTGTTCGTACCGGAGTTCAACGCGGGCGCGATGGAGAACGCCGGCGCGGTGACGATCCGGGACCAGTACGTCTTCCGGTCGAAGGTGACGGACGCCGCCTACGAGGTGCGGGCCGCGACGATCCTGCACGAGCTGGCGCACATGTGGTTCGGCGACCTGGTCACCATGGAGTGGTGGAACGACCTGTGGCTGAACGAGTCGTTCGCCACCTACGCCGAGGCCGCCTGCCAGGCCGACGCACCAGGCTCGAAGTGGCCGCACTCCTGGACCACGTTCGCGAACTCCATGAAGACCTGGGCGTACCGCCAGGACCAACTGCCGTCCACACACCCGATCATGGCCGACATCCGTGACCTGGACGACGTGCTGGTCAACTTCGACGGCATCACGTACGCCAAGGGCGCCTCCGTGCTGAAGCAGCTGGTGGCCTACGTCGGCGAGGACGCGTTCTTCCGCGGCGTGCAGGCGTACTTCAAGCGCCACGCGTACGGCAACACGCGCCTGTCGGACCTGCTGGGCGCCCTGGAGGAGACCTCCGGCCGTGATCTGAGCACCTGGTCGAAGAAGTGGCTCCAGACGGCCGGCATCAACGTGCTGCGCCCGGAGATCGAGACCGACGGCGCGGACGGTACGGGCGTCATCAACTCCTTCGCCATCCGCCAGGAGGCCCCGGCGCTGCCCGCCGGCGCCAAGGGCGAGGCCACCCTGCGTCCGCACCGCATCGCCGTCGGCCTGTACGACCTGGACGAGGCGAGCGGCAAGCTGGTGCGCGGCGACCGGGTCGAGCTGGACGTCGACGGCGAGCTGACCGCCGTACCGCAGCTCGTCGGCAAGGCCCGTCCCGACGTGATCCTGCTCAACGACGACGACCTGTCGTACGCCAAGGTCCGCCTGGACGAGCGGTCGCTGGCCTTCGTCACCGAGCACCTCGGCGACTTCGAGGCGTCCCTGCCGCGCGCGCTGAGCTGGGCGTCGGCCTGGGACATGACCCGGGACGCCGAACTCGCCACCCGCGACTACCTGTCCCTGGTGCTGTCGGGCATCGGCAAGGAGTCGGACATCGGCGTGGTGCAGTCGCTGCACCGCCAGGTGAAGCTGGCGATCGACCTGTACGCCGCGCCGGTCGCCCGCGAGGCCCTGCTCACCCGCTGGACGGAGGCCACGCTGGCCCATCTGCGGGCCGCCGAGGCGGGCAGCGACCACCAGCTGGCGTGGGCGCGCGCGTTCGCCGCGACGGCGAGGACGCCGGAGCAGCTGGACCTCCTGGACAGCCTGCTGGACGGCACGCAGACCGTCGAGGGCCTGGCCGTCGACACGGAGCTGCGCTGGGCGTTCGTGCAGCGGCTCGCGGCGGTGGGCCGGTACGACGAGACCGAGATCACGGGCGAGTACGAGCGTGACAGGACCGCCGCGGGTGAGCGGCACGCCGCCACCGCGCGCGCCGCCCGGCCGACCGAGGAGGCCAAGGCGGAGGCGTGGGCGTCGGTCGTCGAGTCCGACAAGCTGCCGAACGCGCTCCAGGAGGCGGTGATCGCCGGTTTCGTCCAGACCGACCAGCGTGAGCTGCTGGCGCCGTACACGGAGCGGTACTTCGAGGCGCTCAAGGACGTCTGGGAGTCCCGCTCGCACGAGATGGCCCAGCAGATCGCGGTCGGCCTCTACCCGGCGATCCAGGTCACCGGCGAGACCCTGGACCGCACCGACGCCTGGCTCGCCTCGGCCGACCCGAGCCCGGCCCTGCGCCGTCTGGTCTCCGAGTCCCGCGCGGGCGTCGAGCGGGCCCTGCGCGCCCAGGCCGCGGACGCGGCGGCCGAACGGGCGTAG
- the malQ gene encoding 4-alpha-glucanotransferase translates to MSEDLALLAALHGVATSYSPSPDRTVAASAAAVTLALAALGVDASTPEAVRDALAAGERERAERLLPPTVVAWGPGFPAALAALPEGTRLLVSTEQGETRASAARLPPGVHRVTATAPDGRTAEAHLIVAPAALPAPPARSYGLLVQLYSLLSRRSWGMGDLGDLGELAAWAGRTLGAGFVQINPLHAAVHGAPTDPSPYRPSSRRFPDPVHLRIEDVPEFAYVSGAENRDRLRALSGRAAELREAVLEQGALIDRDAVWEAKKAALELVSEVPLGPGRLAAYRDFLAEQGPALEDHATWCALAEVHGPDWHTWPDGLRDPRSPETRRARRELTARVDFHSRLAWLTDTQLTAAQRAACEAGMPVGIVHDLAVGVHPGGSDAWAQQDTLAAGMSAGAPPDAFNARGQDWGLPPWRPDRLATCGYAPFRALLRALFRYAGALRIDHVMGLFRLWWVPRGYPPTEGTYVRHDAEAMLAVLVLEASRAGAVVIGEDLGTVEPGVREALRERGVLGTSVLWFERDWEGDRRPLPPGAWRADCLATVTTHDLPPTAARLTGEHVELRDGLGLLTRPLAEERAEAAADTGEWLELLARLGLLHGAGGTAGSEESEASAESEEEARIQAVHRYLLRTPARMIGVWLPDGVGDRRLQNLPGTWDQYPNWRLPIADARGRPMALEDLTASPRLHALLDAVRTQAAHGAPATQVTRPSGAGGGP, encoded by the coding sequence CTGTCCGAGGACCTGGCCCTGCTCGCCGCCCTGCACGGCGTCGCCACCTCCTACAGCCCCTCCCCGGACCGTACGGTCGCCGCCTCCGCCGCCGCCGTCACCCTCGCCCTGGCCGCGCTCGGCGTGGACGCGAGCACGCCGGAGGCCGTCCGCGACGCGCTCGCCGCCGGTGAGCGGGAGCGGGCCGAGCGGCTGCTGCCGCCCACCGTGGTCGCCTGGGGCCCCGGCTTCCCGGCCGCCCTGGCCGCGCTCCCCGAGGGCACCCGCCTGCTGGTGAGCACCGAGCAGGGCGAGACCCGCGCCTCGGCCGCGCGCCTCCCGCCCGGCGTGCACCGGGTCACCGCCACCGCGCCCGACGGCCGCACCGCCGAGGCCCACCTGATCGTCGCCCCGGCCGCGCTGCCCGCGCCCCCGGCCCGCTCGTACGGGCTCCTCGTCCAGCTCTACTCGCTGCTCTCCCGCCGCTCCTGGGGCATGGGCGACCTCGGTGACCTCGGTGAACTGGCCGCCTGGGCGGGCCGTACGCTCGGCGCCGGATTCGTCCAGATCAACCCCCTGCACGCGGCCGTCCACGGCGCCCCGACCGACCCCTCCCCCTACCGGCCCTCCTCGCGCCGTTTCCCCGACCCGGTCCACCTGCGGATCGAGGACGTCCCCGAGTTCGCGTACGTCTCGGGCGCCGAGAACCGAGACCGGCTGCGGGCCCTGAGCGGACGCGCCGCGGAGTTGCGCGAGGCGGTGCTGGAACAGGGCGCCCTGATCGACCGGGACGCCGTGTGGGAGGCCAAGAAGGCCGCGCTCGAACTGGTGAGCGAGGTTCCGCTGGGGCCCGGCCGGCTCGCCGCCTACCGCGACTTCCTCGCCGAGCAGGGCCCGGCCCTGGAGGACCACGCCACCTGGTGCGCGCTCGCCGAGGTGCACGGCCCCGACTGGCACACCTGGCCGGACGGCCTGCGCGACCCGCGCTCACCCGAGACCCGTCGGGCCCGCCGCGAACTGACGGCCCGCGTCGACTTCCACTCCCGGCTGGCCTGGCTCACCGACACCCAGCTCACCGCCGCCCAGCGGGCCGCCTGCGAGGCCGGGATGCCGGTCGGGATCGTCCACGACCTCGCGGTCGGCGTGCACCCCGGCGGCTCCGACGCCTGGGCGCAGCAGGACACCCTCGCCGCCGGCATGTCGGCCGGCGCCCCGCCCGACGCCTTCAACGCCCGCGGCCAGGACTGGGGCCTGCCGCCCTGGCGCCCCGACCGGCTCGCCACCTGTGGTTACGCGCCCTTCCGCGCCCTGCTCCGGGCCCTCTTCCGGTACGCGGGCGCCCTGCGCATCGACCACGTGATGGGCCTGTTCCGGCTCTGGTGGGTCCCCCGGGGGTACCCGCCCACCGAGGGCACGTACGTCCGCCACGACGCCGAGGCCATGCTCGCCGTCCTCGTCCTGGAGGCGTCCCGCGCCGGGGCGGTGGTGATCGGCGAGGACCTGGGCACGGTGGAGCCCGGGGTGCGCGAGGCGCTGCGCGAGCGCGGGGTGCTCGGCACCTCGGTGCTCTGGTTCGAACGGGACTGGGAGGGCGACCGCCGGCCGCTGCCGCCCGGGGCCTGGCGTGCCGACTGCCTGGCCACCGTCACCACCCACGACCTGCCGCCCACCGCGGCCCGCCTCACCGGCGAGCACGTCGAGCTCCGCGACGGCCTCGGCCTGCTCACCCGCCCCCTGGCCGAGGAGCGCGCGGAGGCCGCCGCCGACACCGGGGAGTGGCTGGAGCTGCTGGCCCGGCTCGGCCTGCTGCACGGCGCGGGCGGTACCGCCGGCTCCGAGGAGTCCGAGGCGTCTGCGGAATCCGAGGAGGAGGCGCGGATCCAGGCCGTCCACCGCTATCTGCTGCGCACCCCCGCCCGGATGATCGGCGTCTGGCTCCCCGACGGCGTCGGCGACCGGCGCCTGCAGAACCTGCCCGGCACCTGGGACCAGTACCCGAACTGGCGCCTGCCGATCGCCGACGCGCGGGGCCGTCCGATGGCGCTGGAGGACCTGACGGCGTCCCCGCGGCTGCACGCGCTGCTCGACGCCGTCCGCACCCAGGCCGCCCACGGTGCCCCCGCCACCCAGGTCACCCGACCGAGTGGTGCGGGCGGCGGTCCCTGA
- a CDS encoding FtsX-like permease family protein → MSTSLSTPSAPSLRSDLRLAWQLTRGSDRREWWRILLTAAGAALATGCALAAGVLLSLRDRYYRVPVAEGLLDEPGTRAGVIFGLLLLLIPVLGFLGQCARVGAVHRDRRLAGLRLAGATPWQVRRVAALETGLACLLGSAVATVFSVLLLLRLWARPTALAWVAVALIAVAVPVLGAVASVLALRRVVASPLGWVRRETGVRSSRRPGRLFLGSAILVAAVGVLTAMSDRAPAGRVNWQFPVTMFAALLTVGAGSVWLAGASSRLMGRVLAGRARSAAVLIAAERLRADPWAASRTHAAMLLVTVVGTGFMGVRHAFLAVLHRDQVTLGESLSYYTTGLDLTAAAICVALLITLTGLAVGTAESLATRRRGLSAQVAAGVPRSVLNRALLLESALPLAPSLLLAGLGGMAVGIAYGTLTAIPSFPWAALLIPPAAYTACLLASATALPLLHRSTHPTELRHA, encoded by the coding sequence GTGAGCACCTCGCTCTCCACCCCTTCCGCCCCCTCCCTCCGCTCCGATCTCCGCCTGGCCTGGCAGCTCACCCGCGGGTCCGACCGGCGGGAGTGGTGGCGCATCCTGCTCACCGCGGCCGGTGCCGCGCTCGCCACCGGATGCGCACTCGCCGCCGGCGTCCTGCTGTCGCTGAGGGACCGCTACTATCGCGTACCCGTCGCCGAGGGCCTGCTCGACGAGCCCGGAACGCGTGCCGGGGTGATCTTCGGCCTGCTGCTCCTGCTGATTCCGGTGCTCGGATTCCTCGGGCAGTGTGCCCGCGTCGGGGCCGTGCACCGGGACCGGCGGCTGGCCGGACTGCGGCTGGCCGGGGCGACGCCCTGGCAGGTGCGGCGGGTCGCAGCCCTGGAGACCGGACTCGCCTGCCTGCTCGGTTCGGCGGTGGCGACCGTCTTCTCGGTGCTGCTCCTGCTGCGCCTGTGGGCCCGGCCGACCGCGCTCGCCTGGGTGGCGGTGGCCCTGATCGCCGTGGCCGTGCCCGTGCTGGGCGCGGTGGCGAGCGTGCTGGCGCTGCGCCGGGTGGTGGCCTCGCCCCTGGGCTGGGTGCGCCGCGAGACGGGTGTCCGTTCGTCCCGCAGACCGGGGAGGCTGTTCCTGGGTTCGGCGATCCTGGTGGCGGCGGTGGGCGTGCTGACCGCGATGTCCGACCGCGCACCGGCCGGCAGGGTGAACTGGCAGTTCCCGGTGACGATGTTCGCCGCGCTGCTCACGGTCGGCGCGGGCTCGGTGTGGCTGGCCGGGGCCTCCTCCCGGCTGATGGGGCGGGTCCTCGCGGGCCGGGCCCGGTCGGCGGCCGTACTGATCGCGGCGGAACGACTGCGCGCCGACCCGTGGGCGGCGTCCCGCACACATGCGGCCATGCTGCTGGTGACGGTCGTCGGCACCGGGTTCATGGGAGTGCGTCACGCGTTCCTCGCCGTACTGCACCGCGACCAAGTGACCCTGGGCGAGTCCCTGTCGTACTACACGACGGGCCTGGACCTGACCGCCGCGGCGATCTGCGTGGCCCTGCTGATCACGTTGACCGGCCTCGCCGTCGGCACCGCCGAGTCCCTGGCCACTCGCCGACGGGGCCTGTCCGCGCAGGTCGCGGCCGGTGTGCCGCGCTCGGTACTGAACCGGGCGCTGCTCCTGGAGTCCGCGCTCCCCCTGGCACCGTCCCTGCTCCTGGCGGGCCTGGGCGGCATGGCGGTCGGTATCGCCTACGGCACCCTGACAGCCATCCCGTCCTTCCCCTGGGCCGCCCTGCTGATCCCCCCGGCGGCCTACACGGCCTGCC
- a CDS encoding beta-N-acetylglucosaminidase domain-containing protein, producing MQLRPGKRAAALAFAVVAGTLGAAPASVAAPPVPGTTTSPVPDRAETDLAVWPRPHSLRANGAPVAVTDEVALTADATADPRALNALRELLREAGARRFTATGEQAPAGALVVRVGAQQPTRNPQLSLPSGGYTLTVGDGTVALTGAGEDGLFHGVQTLRQLLRPDGGFTAVVVHDWPGTAVRGITEGFYGTPWTHEQRLAQLDFMGRTKQNRYLYAPGDDLYRQARWREPYPDRRRAEFRELAERARDNHVTLGWAVAPGQAMCFASDDDLRALTRKLDAMWALGFRTFQLQFQDVSYSEWHCREDARRFGSGPEAAARAQAYVANEVARHLAERHPGSSAMSLMPTEYYEDGATAYRRALSHALDAGVEVAWTGVGVVPRTISGGDLAKAREAFGRPLVTMDNYPVNDFAPGRIFLGPYQGREPAVAAGSAALLANAMEQPEASRIPLFTAADFAWNPRDYRPQESWRAAIADLAGGDAELEKSLSALAGNDASSVLGAEESAYLRPLLAEFWRTRATAGTDAGRAADDRLRAAFTVLRELPERLANTPRSAALAIEVAPWSGQLSRYGEAGGTALEMLRAQESGDAGAAWTAYRKLAEQRAGLKSARVTVGKGVLDPFLDRARDAYEDWAGIDRSPTAGSGGRTEDGVLHLPRVRDLSTVTVLAEPGTTGTAEIHVPGAGWRRLGPLSPSGATELRADGPAGAVRITGADDSRVRHLVPWFTDAPAATLKLPDAPADTDIGGTRRLTATLGSLRPEEVRGKLTVEAPKGVKVRVPKETLTVPRGTSVQVPVEVTVEPGTPTRSYEVRLGFGGAAHTLTVNAVPRTAGPDLARTGRASSSADETPDFPASAANDGDPETRWSSPAEDDAWWQVELEQPVRLGKVALHWQDAHPSAYRVEVSADGHSWRTAAEVPDSGGGRETVRMDEPDVRHVRVQGETRATRYGYSLWSVEAYAVAD from the coding sequence TTGCAACTGCGGCCTGGGAAGAGGGCGGCCGCCCTCGCGTTCGCGGTCGTCGCCGGAACCCTGGGCGCAGCGCCCGCCTCCGTGGCGGCGCCGCCCGTTCCCGGGACGACCACGTCCCCCGTACCCGACCGGGCCGAGACGGACCTGGCCGTCTGGCCCCGCCCGCACTCCCTGCGCGCGAACGGCGCCCCGGTCGCGGTGACCGACGAGGTCGCCCTGACCGCCGACGCGACGGCCGACCCCCGCGCCCTCAACGCCCTGCGCGAGCTGCTGCGGGAGGCGGGGGCGCGCCGGTTCACCGCCACCGGCGAACAGGCGCCCGCGGGGGCGCTCGTGGTGCGGGTGGGCGCGCAGCAGCCGACGCGCAACCCCCAACTCTCCCTCCCGTCCGGCGGCTACACGCTGACCGTCGGCGACGGCACCGTCGCCCTCACCGGCGCGGGCGAGGACGGCCTGTTCCACGGCGTCCAGACGCTGCGTCAACTCCTGCGTCCGGACGGCGGCTTCACCGCGGTCGTCGTGCACGACTGGCCGGGCACGGCGGTGCGCGGGATCACCGAGGGTTTCTACGGCACTCCGTGGACGCACGAACAGCGCCTGGCCCAGCTGGACTTCATGGGCCGCACCAAGCAGAACCGGTACCTGTACGCGCCCGGTGACGACCTGTACCGACAGGCCCGCTGGCGCGAGCCGTACCCGGACCGGCGGCGCGCGGAGTTCCGGGAGCTGGCCGAGCGGGCCCGGGACAACCACGTCACGCTCGGCTGGGCGGTGGCGCCCGGCCAGGCCATGTGCTTCGCCTCGGACGACGATCTGCGGGCCCTGACACGCAAGTTGGACGCGATGTGGGCGCTGGGCTTCCGCACCTTCCAACTGCAGTTCCAGGACGTCAGCTACAGCGAGTGGCACTGCCGCGAGGACGCCCGCCGCTTCGGCTCCGGTCCGGAGGCGGCCGCGCGTGCCCAGGCGTACGTGGCGAACGAGGTGGCCCGGCACCTGGCGGAGCGTCATCCCGGTTCCTCCGCAATGTCGTTGATGCCGACCGAGTACTACGAGGACGGGGCGACCGCGTACCGGCGGGCCCTCTCGCACGCTCTGGACGCGGGTGTCGAGGTGGCGTGGACCGGCGTCGGGGTGGTGCCGCGCACCATCTCGGGCGGCGATCTGGCGAAGGCGCGGGAGGCGTTCGGGCGTCCACTGGTGACCATGGACAACTACCCGGTCAACGACTTCGCCCCCGGCCGGATCTTCCTCGGCCCCTACCAGGGCCGGGAACCCGCCGTCGCCGCCGGTTCGGCGGCCCTGCTCGCCAACGCGATGGAGCAGCCCGAGGCGTCCCGCATCCCGCTGTTCACCGCCGCCGACTTCGCCTGGAACCCGCGCGACTACCGCCCCCAGGAGTCCTGGCGGGCCGCGATCGCCGACCTCGCGGGTGGCGACGCCGAACTCGAGAAGTCCCTGTCCGCGCTCGCGGGCAACGACGCGTCCTCGGTGCTCGGCGCCGAGGAATCGGCGTATCTGCGACCGCTGCTGGCGGAGTTCTGGCGCACCCGCGCGACCGCCGGCACGGACGCGGGCCGCGCGGCGGACGACCGGCTGCGCGCGGCCTTCACGGTGCTGCGCGAGCTGCCCGAGCGCCTGGCCAACACCCCGCGCTCCGCCGCCCTCGCCATCGAAGTCGCCCCCTGGAGCGGCCAGTTGTCCCGCTACGGCGAGGCCGGCGGTACCGCGCTGGAGATGCTGCGGGCGCAGGAGTCCGGCGACGCGGGTGCCGCCTGGACCGCGTACCGGAAGCTGGCCGAGCAGCGGGCCGGGCTGAAGTCGGCCCGGGTGACGGTCGGCAAGGGCGTCCTCGACCCGTTCCTGGACCGGGCGCGGGACGCGTACGAGGACTGGGCCGGCATCGACCGCAGTCCGACCGCCGGGTCCGGCGGCCGGACGGAGGACGGCGTGCTACACCTGCCGCGGGTCCGCGACCTGAGCACGGTGACGGTACTGGCCGAGCCCGGCACCACGGGGACGGCCGAGATCCACGTACCGGGCGCGGGCTGGCGCCGCCTCGGCCCGCTCTCCCCGTCCGGCGCCACCGAGTTGCGGGCGGACGGCCCGGCCGGCGCCGTGCGGATCACCGGCGCGGACGACTCCCGGGTGCGGCACCTCGTGCCGTGGTTCACGGACGCGCCCGCCGCCACGCTGAAGCTGCCGGACGCCCCCGCGGACACCGACATCGGCGGCACCCGGCGGCTGACGGCCACCCTCGGCTCGCTGCGCCCCGAGGAGGTGCGCGGCAAGCTGACCGTCGAGGCGCCGAAGGGCGTGAAGGTACGGGTTCCGAAGGAGACCCTGACCGTCCCGCGCGGCACGTCCGTCCAGGTTCCGGTCGAGGTGACGGTGGAGCCGGGGACTCCGACCCGGTCGTACGAGGTCCGGCTCGGCTTCGGCGGGGCGGCCCACACGCTCACGGTGAACGCCGTCCCCCGCACCGCCGGCCCCGACCTGGCCCGCACCGGCCGGGCGAGCTCCTCGGCCGACGAGACGCCCGACTTCCCGGCGTCGGCGGCCAACGACGGTGATCCCGAGACCCGTTGGTCGTCCCCGGCCGAGGACGACGCCTGGTGGCAGGTCGAACTGGAACAACCGGTGCGGCTCGGGAAGGTCGCGCTGCACTGGCAGGACGCGCACCCGTCGGCGTACCGCGTCGAGGTCTCGGCGGACGGCCACAGCTGGCGCACGGCGGCCGAGGTGCCGGACAGCGGCGGCGGCCGCGAGACCGTGCGCATGGACGAACCCGACGTGCGCCACGTCCGCGTCCAGGGCGAGACCCGCGCCACCCGGTACGGCTACTCCCTGTGGTCGGTGGAGGCCTACGCGGTCGCGGACTGA
- a CDS encoding ABC transporter ATP-binding protein: MSEGDDQPPTEPLLAARGLAKAHGRTQALRGASVELHTGEILAVTGASGSGKSTLLHCLAGIVRPDAGSVTYAGLRLEELPEKRLSELRRTDFGVVFQFGQLVPELTALDNVALPLMLAGTDRAGARERAGEWLERFGVHGQGDLRPGEMSGGQAQRAALARALVTGPKVVFADEPTGALDSLAGEQVMTALAHTAREAGTAVLLITHDAQVAAYADREVQLRDGTVTSLEVSA, translated from the coding sequence ATGAGCGAAGGGGACGACCAGCCGCCGACCGAGCCACTGCTCGCGGCCCGCGGCCTGGCCAAGGCACACGGCAGGACGCAGGCCCTGCGCGGCGCCTCCGTCGAACTGCACACCGGCGAGATCCTCGCGGTGACCGGGGCCAGCGGCAGCGGCAAGTCGACGCTGCTGCACTGCCTCGCCGGGATCGTCCGCCCCGACGCCGGCTCGGTGACGTATGCGGGGCTGCGGCTGGAGGAGCTGCCGGAGAAGCGGCTGAGCGAGCTGCGCCGCACCGACTTCGGGGTGGTGTTCCAGTTCGGGCAGCTCGTACCGGAGCTGACCGCGCTCGACAACGTGGCGCTGCCGTTGATGCTGGCCGGCACCGACCGGGCGGGGGCGCGGGAGCGGGCCGGGGAGTGGCTGGAGCGGTTCGGGGTGCACGGGCAGGGGGACCTGCGGCCGGGCGAGATGAGCGGCGGGCAGGCCCAACGGGCGGCGCTGGCACGGGCCCTGGTCACCGGCCCGAAGGTGGTCTTCGCCGACGAGCCGACCGGTGCCCTGGACTCGCTCGCGGGCGAACAGGTGATGACGGCCCTGGCGCACACGGCCCGCGAGGCGGGCACGGCGGTCCTCCTGATCACGCACGACGCCCAGGTGGCCGCGTACGCGGACCGCGAGGTACAGCTGCGCGACGGAACCGTGACCTCGCTGGAGGTGAGCGCGTGA
- a CDS encoding DUF1203 domain-containing protein, whose protein sequence is MTTTHHTARPVPAPVLEELRTLDDAGRPAVPRTDDEGGAPLRCCLRRSVPGESIALVSYAPLRRWAARTGADPGAYDEQGPVFIHAQQCAGPAPDAGLPFTHAHRTLRRYSADGRILGGRLVDTPDAFAPALTEAFTDPEVALVHVRAVEYGCFLYEVRREDRQ, encoded by the coding sequence ATGACGACGACCCACCACACCGCCCGCCCCGTCCCGGCCCCGGTCCTGGAGGAACTGCGCACCCTGGACGACGCGGGCCGCCCCGCGGTCCCCCGCACCGACGACGAGGGCGGCGCCCCGCTCCGCTGCTGCCTGCGCCGCAGCGTGCCCGGGGAGTCGATCGCCCTGGTGTCGTACGCGCCGCTGCGCCGCTGGGCGGCCCGGACGGGCGCCGACCCGGGCGCGTACGACGAGCAGGGCCCGGTCTTCATCCACGCCCAGCAGTGCGCGGGACCGGCACCCGACGCCGGCCTCCCCTTCACCCACGCCCACCGCACGCTGCGCCGCTACTCCGCCGACGGCCGCATCCTGGGTGGCCGCCTGGTGGACACCCCGGACGCCTTCGCCCCCGCCCTCACGGAGGCCTTCACCGACCCGGAGGTCGCCCTCGTCCACGTCCGCGCGGTGGAGTACGGCTGCTTCCTCTACGAGGTCCGACGCGAGGACCGGCAGTGA
- a CDS encoding ribbon-helix-helix domain-containing protein: MKISVSLPKEDLAFVDEYAARTEAESRSAVIQAAIELLRQAQLEQEYTEAFAEWDGSGDAGLWDRTSGDGITDEAW, from the coding sequence ATGAAGATCAGTGTGAGTCTGCCGAAGGAGGACCTGGCCTTCGTCGACGAGTACGCCGCCCGTACGGAGGCCGAGTCCCGCTCAGCCGTGATACAGGCCGCCATCGAGTTGCTCAGGCAGGCGCAGCTCGAGCAGGAGTACACGGAGGCTTTCGCCGAATGGGACGGAAGCGGAGACGCCGGGCTGTGGGACCGGACGAGCGGAGACGGGATCACCGATGAGGCGTGGTGA